Within the Catalinimonas niigatensis genome, the region TAGAAAATGACCATACGGTAGCCGAAGCAGGATTGACAGCTTTATAAGAATATTTTTTAGAAATAATCCTTCTAAATTTCGGTTATATTAAATGCTCTTACCATATAAGTAAGAGCATTTTTTATCTTATAGCTCTGCTTATCCACTTATTGATTTAATTTTATATTTGCACAATATCTAGTTCTGTAAGCATGCATAGAATCATTGTCAATACTGGTTTATTTTTCTTCGTCATTTTCTCTTCGGTTTCCTCATTTGGACAGACTAACCTGAATCAATCCATATCGCACCAGACCCAGGTTAGCTTAGTGACCTGCGCACCGGGTACTGCCTTGTTTGAAGCTTTTGGTCATACTGCTATCCGTATCCATGATCCTGTTTCAGGTTTTGACATGGCTTATAATTATGGTGTTTTTGATTTTAATCAACCTAACTTCTACCTCAACTTTGCTAAAGGTTACCTGCTCTATAAACTAGGTACTGCGGACTTTTCGCGTTTTCTCTATCAGTATGCCTATTTTGACAGAACCGTTCAGGAACAAGTGCTTAATCTGACCGATGATCAAAAACAGGCAGTATTCAGTTTTCTACAAATTAATAGCCTACCCGAAAACAGAGAATATTATTACGATTATTTTTTTGACAACTGCGCTACCCGACCCCGCGATGTTTTCATAAAAATACTGGGAGATTCCTTACAATTTGAATACGGCTATGCAGATACGCTAAACTTTACCATCAGAGATCTGATAGATTATTATATAGAGGACAGAGATCAGTATGCTTGGGGCGATCTGGGCATTGATTTAGGCCTGGGTGCCAACATTGACCGTCAAGCCACTCCTTTTGAATACATGTACCAGCCTGAATTTCTTTTCCTTGCCTTTGCTGGTGGCACTGTTAAGAATCCGGATGGCAGTTTACGACCACTGGTAGCAACTACTAATATTTTATATCAGGGAACCCCTCAATCAGATGTGATAAATGTGACTTTTACACCCACAATTGTTTTGTGGTTACTTTTGCTATTCTTAATCATAGCAACCGTTTTTGAGTATCGGCGAAAAAAATACAGTCTACGTTTCTTTGACATTATTTTCTTCTCTATCCTGGGTTTATTTGGGTTAGTGGTCGTTTTTCTATGGTTTTTTACCAACCATACAGCAGCTGCCAACAACTGGAACCTTCTCTGGGGGTGGCCTACTCATTTGGTGGCAGCTGCTATGCTGTTAGTAAAGCGATCACCCGGGTTTCTCAAATTTTACTATCTGCTAACCGCCTTAATTACTGGGTTTCTTTTATTTTTCTGGGCGTTGATTCCTCAAGACCTGCATGATTCACTCATTCCCTTACTTATGCTTATCGTTCTTCGTTCATTTACAATTGCACAACTCAAATTTACGCATGAGAAACCAGCTGTAGCCAAAGCTTAAACTTTGATTTTTAAGCATTTTGACTTAAAAAAGTTGTAAGCATTTATCTGGATACACAGCGATTTTGTTGCTCGTTATAGATTTATGAGTTCATAAGCGTTGCGTGGTAGGGAAAATAAACTTTAAGATTCACGTTCTGGTTAAGAAATAGCCAATCATAAAAGTATTTGTTATAAGTTTCGCAAAATGTATAGTAATTTGACTTCCGGATTATTGATAAAAGAAAGAAAAGCATAGTATGAAACTTCAAAAAACCTTCTTGATTCATTTCTTTTTTATTATTCTATTCCTTTCCCAGTGTCGGGAAGCCCCTGTTGATAGAAGAATCAAAGAAATGTCTACAGAAACTACTGCTCGTTTGGCCCAATCCATTGAATCTTCTGTAAGTCCTGACCTTGCTAAAGGGTTAAGCTTCAAAATATGGGGTATAGATTCATTGGTAGCTGACCCTATTGCCATTGACATAGATAACCAGGGGAGGCTTTATTATTCAAGAACTACCAGACGTAAAAGTACTGAGCTTGATATTCGTGCCCATCCTGATTGGGAAATTTCATCCATACAAATGCAATCGGTTGAAGATCGTCGTGAATTTCTACACAAAACCTTATCCGCTGAAAATAGCGATCAACATCAATGGCTGGAAGATCTCAACGGTGATGGGGTCAATGATTGGCATGATATGACTGTGGAAAGTGAGCAAATTTATCGGTTGGAAGATAAAAACGGTGATGGAGTCGCTGATTTATCTCAATTGGTGGTAGAAGGTTTTAGGGATGAATTAACTGACATTGCTGGTGCTGTATTAACCCATGAGGAAGATCTTTTTGTTGGGGTGGCACCGGATATGTGGAGAATCAAGGATACTAACGGAGATGGAATTGCTGATGAGAAAACCTCTATTTCCCACGGCTATGGCGTACACATAGGATTTGGCGGACATAACCTTTCCGGTCTGGAAATGGGCCCGGATGGCAAAATCTACTGGGGTATCGGTGACATTGGTTTCAATGGCAATACGAAAGGTCAGGACAACAAATTATTAAAATATCCTAACCGTGGCGTGATTGTGAGATCCAATCCCGATGGCTCTGACTTTGAGGTTTTTGCAATGGGTGTACGCAACACCCATGAGTTCGTTTTTGATGAATACGGTAATCTTATTAGTGTAGACAACGATGGCGATCATCCTGGTGAAAGCGAAAGACTGGTCTATATCGTTAATGGTTCAGATACCGGCTGGCGCATTAACTGGCAGTTTGGCAAATACCGCGATCCTGAGAACAATGAGTACAAAGTCTGGATGGACGAAGAATTGTACAAACCTCGCTTTGAAGGGCAGGCTGCTTACATCACCCCTACCATCAAAAACTTTGTCAATGGTCCTACCGGCATGCTCTACAATCCCGGTACTGCCCTGAGTCCAAAATGGAAAAACACTTTTTTTGCGGTTGAATTTGCTGGAACACCCACCCGTTCTGGTATTCACGCCTTTAAGCTCAAGCCTAAAGGAGCGACTTTTGAACTGGGGGAAACAGAAAAAATCCTTGGCAATGTATTGGCCACTGGCATTGACTTCGGTCCGGATGGTGCCATGTATGTTGCTGACTGGATTGATGGTTGGGGAACCAAAGATTACGGACGTATCTGGAAATTAGACGATCCCGAAGGTGCTGAATGGAGTCAACGTCAGGAGACAAAGGATTTGCTGCTTGAGGATTTTACCCTGTTTCACGAAATGCAACTAAGCGACTTATTGAAAAACCCTGATCTGCGCGTGCGTCAGAAAGCGCAGTTTGAACTGGCCAAAAGAGGAGATGATGGCGCCGCTGTCTTTGAAGAAAACATCACTCAGACCGATAACCAGCTGGCAAGGGTCAACAGCATCTGGGGACTGGCCCAACTGGCACGGCAGAATCAGCAATATGCCCAACCCCTCATCCCTCTGCTGCAAGACAGTGACCCTGAGATCAGAGCACAGGCTGCCAAGTGGCTGGGGGATGTCAGACATCAAGAAGCTGCTCAAGAACTGCTTCCTCTCCTGGAAGATGACTACAGCCGTGCCCGCTTCTTTGCTGCTGAAGCCCTGGGAAGAATCGCCTATCCTGAAGCCGTACAACCTTTGATTAGTTTACTAGAAGCCAATGCCGATGAAGATGCTTACATCCGCCATGCGGCCAGCCTGGCCCTGGCCAGAATCGGTAATACAGAAGCCGTAGTCTCTCTCTCTGACCATCCCTCAAGAGCCGTGAGAATGGGAGCGGTGCTGGCCTTAAGAAGAATGGAGGATGCCGGTATTGCTTCTTTCTTAGCCGATAAGGATGAACTCATTGTCACGGAAGCTGCCCGGGCCATCAACGATGACTTCTCCATTGAAGGAGCACTGCCTGCTTTGGGAGAGGTATTGCAGGATGAAAGGTTCACCAATGAAGCCCTGATCAGAAGGGCCATCAATGCCAACTTGAGAGTAGGTACCACAGAGGCTATGCAGCATCTCATTGACTATGCCCAAAGAACTTCTGCTCCTGCCGAGATGCGGGCAGAGGCAGTGGCTGCTTTGAGCACCTGGGCAAAGCCTTCGGTACTGGACCGGGTGGATGGCCGCTACCGGGGCGTGATAGAAAGAGATCCCGGGGAGGTCAGGATGAAGTCAGGAGAGGCTTTGATCAGCCTGAGCAGAAGTGGAGAAGTGCCTATCAGGCTCAGTGCGGTGAAAGCCATCGGTAAACTCAATATTGACAATGGAGCTACCCGGCTGATGGCTGTGCTCAAGAATGATGCAGCAGCAGAAGTAAGGGTAGAAGCATTGAGGGCATTGGCAGTCATGGATACCGAGCAGATGGACCAGGCCATTGAACAAGCCCTCACTGACCAGGAGAAAAGTGTCAGAATTGCCGGGCTGGACCTGATGAACAGCATGGATATTTCTGATAACCTCAAAGTGGTGCTGCTCTCTGAGGTCATTGACAAAAGAACCACCGAAGAAAAACAGGCTGCCCTACTTACTTTGGGGAATTTACCGATTGATGCTACCAAGGCCTCTTTTGATCATTTACTTACGCAAATGAATCAGGGAAATCTTTCTGAAGGTATATTGTTAGAACTCGCTGAAGCCATTGACAGTACTCATTCTGAAGCATTGAAAGCAAGCTATGATAAAATTCAAGCCAATTTATCTCCCGACGCGCTGGAGGCTTCATTTAAGGGAGCATTAAGTGGTGGAGATCCAGAACGAGGTAGAATTCTGCTTTTTCGCCACCCTACTGCCCAGTGCCTCAAGTGCCATGCTATTGATGACTATGGAAGTAATGTAGGCCCTCCATTGGATCATATCGGGGATCAACTAAGCCGTGAACAGATACTGGAAGCCATGATTAACCCTAGCGCGCGTATTTCTCCCGGTTATGGTGTAGTCTCCGTTGATCTGAAGAATGGTAAAACAGTCAGTGGAATATTTCAGGGGGAAAATGAGAATGAGCTTATTGTCAAGGTAGGTAATCGCCCGGACACTGTGATTGTCAAAAATCATATTGTGAAACGCAACAACGCCCCTTCCAGCATGCCTGATATGAAAAATTATCTGACCAAGAAAGAAATTCGCGATTTGATAGCTTTCCTGACTACCCAGACCCAGGAAAATATTTAGCCAAAAAAAAGACGGATAAAATCAGAATCTTATTGATTCCGATTTTATCTTTTAAGATACACGGCACCTTCTTCATTGTTCTAATTACACCTTCATTTACTGATTATTTTGATTTATTGATGCTTTTGCAAAAATTTAGTCATGAATGGTGTAAAAGCACAATGGAGAATACAGGTAGACACTGGAGGCACTTTCACGGACTGCATAGCATATAATCCTCAAAATCAACTCAAGCGCATTAAAGTACTTAGTAGCAGTGTTTTAAGAGGAAAAATCATTAAAACAGCTCAAAGTAATAAGCTGTATATATCTGTCTATTGGCCGGTTAATAAAGATATTTTTAAAAACTATCAATTCAGTATTCTAGGAGAAGAACATAATGCGGTAACAGTAGAAGCTTACGACGCAAGCGCACAGAGTCTTACCCTAAACCATCTGCCCCAAATTGAAAAGCTGGAAGGGCGGGATTTTGAAATTTATTCCGGAGAGGAAGCTCCTATATTAGTGGCCAGATTAGCCACTGAAACCAACCTGGATGAGGTTCTTCCCCCGATGGAGATGCGTTTGGGCTCTACCCGGGGTACCAATGCTTTGCTGGAACATAAAGGAGCAAAAACCATCTTACTTGTCACCAAAGGTTTTCATGATCTGCTGGCTATTGATACCCAGCAACGTCCGGATATTTTCGCACTTAACATTATTAAACCCAAAGCTTACTATCATCATGTCATTGAAGTAGATGAAAGGTTAGATGCAAAGGGGAATGTGATCAAAGCACTTACAAAAAATGAAGTAAAAAATATTGTATGCCAACTAAAATCCAGTGACACTGAAGCAGTGGCGATAGCGTTGATGCATAGTTACCTCAACAATACACATGAGACTCAACTGGCCCATGCCCTAAAATCAGCAGGTTATATCCATATCTCCTGCTCAGCTAATTTGGCACCTTCTATCAAAATTCTGCCTCGTGCAAAAACTGCTCTCATCAATGCTTACCTCTCTCCTCTCATCAGTAACTATCTGAACTCAGTAAAAAACAAACTGGGAAATAGCTCTCTCAAAGTAATGACTAGTGCCGGTGGATTGGTGAGTGCTGAACTCTATCATCCTAAAGATAGCCTTTTAAGTGGACCTGCCGGAGGTGTGGTGGGTGCTGCAAGTATATGTAGATTAGCCAGTCAGACTAATCCTGAAATACATAAAATTCTTGCATTTGATATGGGGGGGACCAGTACTGATGTTTCTCGTTATGATGGTGAATTCGATTATCGCTATGAAACAAAAGTCGCTGATATCAACCTGTATAGT harbors:
- a CDS encoding lipoprotein N-acyltransferase Lnb domain-containing protein, with protein sequence MHRIIVNTGLFFFVIFSSVSSFGQTNLNQSISHQTQVSLVTCAPGTALFEAFGHTAIRIHDPVSGFDMAYNYGVFDFNQPNFYLNFAKGYLLYKLGTADFSRFLYQYAYFDRTVQEQVLNLTDDQKQAVFSFLQINSLPENREYYYDYFFDNCATRPRDVFIKILGDSLQFEYGYADTLNFTIRDLIDYYIEDRDQYAWGDLGIDLGLGANIDRQATPFEYMYQPEFLFLAFAGGTVKNPDGSLRPLVATTNILYQGTPQSDVINVTFTPTIVLWLLLLFLIIATVFEYRRKKYSLRFFDIIFFSILGLFGLVVVFLWFFTNHTAAANNWNLLWGWPTHLVAAAMLLVKRSPGFLKFYYLLTALITGFLLFFWALIPQDLHDSLIPLLMLIVLRSFTIAQLKFTHEKPAVAKA
- a CDS encoding HEAT repeat domain-containing protein; its protein translation is MKLQKTFLIHFFFIILFLSQCREAPVDRRIKEMSTETTARLAQSIESSVSPDLAKGLSFKIWGIDSLVADPIAIDIDNQGRLYYSRTTRRKSTELDIRAHPDWEISSIQMQSVEDRREFLHKTLSAENSDQHQWLEDLNGDGVNDWHDMTVESEQIYRLEDKNGDGVADLSQLVVEGFRDELTDIAGAVLTHEEDLFVGVAPDMWRIKDTNGDGIADEKTSISHGYGVHIGFGGHNLSGLEMGPDGKIYWGIGDIGFNGNTKGQDNKLLKYPNRGVIVRSNPDGSDFEVFAMGVRNTHEFVFDEYGNLISVDNDGDHPGESERLVYIVNGSDTGWRINWQFGKYRDPENNEYKVWMDEELYKPRFEGQAAYITPTIKNFVNGPTGMLYNPGTALSPKWKNTFFAVEFAGTPTRSGIHAFKLKPKGATFELGETEKILGNVLATGIDFGPDGAMYVADWIDGWGTKDYGRIWKLDDPEGAEWSQRQETKDLLLEDFTLFHEMQLSDLLKNPDLRVRQKAQFELAKRGDDGAAVFEENITQTDNQLARVNSIWGLAQLARQNQQYAQPLIPLLQDSDPEIRAQAAKWLGDVRHQEAAQELLPLLEDDYSRARFFAAEALGRIAYPEAVQPLISLLEANADEDAYIRHAASLALARIGNTEAVVSLSDHPSRAVRMGAVLALRRMEDAGIASFLADKDELIVTEAARAINDDFSIEGALPALGEVLQDERFTNEALIRRAINANLRVGTTEAMQHLIDYAQRTSAPAEMRAEAVAALSTWAKPSVLDRVDGRYRGVIERDPGEVRMKSGEALISLSRSGEVPIRLSAVKAIGKLNIDNGATRLMAVLKNDAAAEVRVEALRALAVMDTEQMDQAIEQALTDQEKSVRIAGLDLMNSMDISDNLKVVLLSEVIDKRTTEEKQAALLTLGNLPIDATKASFDHLLTQMNQGNLSEGILLELAEAIDSTHSEALKASYDKIQANLSPDALEASFKGALSGGDPERGRILLFRHPTAQCLKCHAIDDYGSNVGPPLDHIGDQLSREQILEAMINPSARISPGYGVVSVDLKNGKTVSGIFQGENENELIVKVGNRPDTVIVKNHIVKRNNAPSSMPDMKNYLTKKEIRDLIAFLTTQTQENI